A region of the Mus musculus strain C57BL/6J chromosome X, GRCm38.p6 C57BL/6J genome:
CCCCCTTCTCATCTTACCCTTGACTCTTTTCCATGTCCTGAGGTGATTTTTTGCACATGCATAAGGAATACCAGGTACCCAGAGAGTTCAGGAGATGGTGGCAGGTGAGGTCATCCTTTTGGCTTATAGTCTCTTCTCGGAGATGCAGGAGAGTAGGAATGGGGGCCTTGAGTTCCAATGGCTCAAAGCCCTGCCTTCACCTTGCCCTCTACCTACACTAGCCTCCCAACATATGGGACTTTCTTACTTGCCCTATCTGCGTGTGTTTCTGGAACATGTTTTGTTGGTCACAATTGTATTTCTGGGCTCCTTACACCTCTGTTTTCTTTAAACTTGCAAAAGTCTggtaaaatatacagaaaatggaGGTTCAAAGATATTGAGTGTTCACACCTGGTCTTCCTGTGTCTACCTCCTGACTATGCCATGGTGTTCTAGCCAGTGAGGTCAAACATGCAGTGTCAAAGTTTCTCCCACAAGTTTTGTGTGTTTCTTAGGAAATTAATGTACTTAAATATTCAAAATGGAATTGCTTCTTATAATTTGGCAGTAATTCAACCAAGGACATGGAAGAGCTTGCAGATTGTCCCTTCAGCCACTCAGAATCTATCATTATACTTGCAGTCTGGGTAACGGTAGGCAAATCTAGGATCACAGGTTCTCAAAGATCTTAAGATGTCCTTCAGCCAACTGGTAGCCCCAAGAACTTCTAGGTCTGTGCTGTTATCCTTGCTGCACAGGCTGAGAGCAGAGTCTATTTCCTTTTGCACAGGGGAGGGAAACTTTCCCTGGAGAAGTTGAGGCAGCAGCTGCTGACACACCAGCACAAGGCTTTGCTTCTCAGGGACAGTGTCACAGGAGGACAGCTGGATCTGGCAGTCAGAAACCAGGCAGctaaaaatgtcttcattttctccAGTCCTGGCAGCTGCTTGGCTGCCTAGAAGAGAAATAGAAACTATCAGATACTGTACAAACTATTCTTGCATGTGGGAGGTGGGGTAGGATAGGGTGGGGCACTGCCAATTAGAACTGCTGAGAGAAGGGCTTCACCTATTTTCCTATCACGAGAAGATTTAGGGCTCAGGAATGCAATAGCCCCTTCAGAGAACAGCACTGCATAATGTTCTCTGGCAATTAGGCTAAGGTGCAAGTGTGGGGAATCCACTGTCCCCCAGAAGCTGGGCTATAATTGTAGAAATCTGGATTACTGAATTAGGGAAGTAAGGATGCTATTAGGATTGGTTTcattgaatatttaaaatagaaagttGGAGGGGGTATATCATTCATAATATGCCTTCAGCAGACTGCAATGGGACCAATGTTTGCATAGCCTGAATATTCTGGAATCAACCTTTCTTCTAATTTGATTCTTCTTAATAAAGGTAAATCAGGAAGTGAGAAAAAGGGTTTGTTTTCTCTATCTTTGCACTTTGTAAAAAAAAGTGTCATAAATGAGAAAAGTTTCTTGTCCTATTATTGTGCTCAGCATATTTGGTCACCTTGAGAAACTGGGGGTTAATGGGCTTTAGAACACTGGTTGAGCCTTATAAACACCGAGAAACACAATTCACTCACACATCTCATTCGGTTCCTTGTATTTTAAGTTTCAATCTTTACAGTCAGTGTATCAACACTGATTGCAAAGTGTACTAGTGCAACAGGCCGACAATTGGGTCTTAAATGAAGGCTAAGAACATCTAAGGAGAAAAGCTTGAGGGAGAGAAGGACCTGTGACTTGTGTATGAGTGAGATACAGAACCATCCTGGGAGGGCTCATCAGGGTTCATACCACAATGGACAATGTTTCTCATAGGCAAGGCCAAGCTCACTTTCTGTTTGGGATTGAAGATGAAACCAAAATTCAAATGGGGAGAGGGGGCATTGTTTTATGGCTGCTAACATCCCCCAAAGTTTGATTACTCAGTGACACACAGAGTATAAAGTCCCAGGAGTGTGACCCCAGGTCACCCCTCCTTAGCTTTGGTCACCCTGATATCCCCCTTGACAGCTGCTCAGCCAAGCCCATGCTGCGTACCTTCCTGCTTGTCGATGATGCCTAGCGCACTGGCATCTCGGATGAACAGATGCCCATTGTCAAAGATGCCAAACATGCCTGCATCAACATGGGTGAAATAGAAGAAATAGTTCAAGTCATTGCTCCTCAGGGATTCCAGGACCCTGAGGAGTTGGTAGGCAAGGTCAGCAGCTTGCTCTGGAGAGGCATCATAAAATTCTTGCAATGGTCTGGTACTGGTACTGACCAGGAATCTACCACAGGAGCCCAGGTACCTGGGCATTGGCCAGCCCTCTGCTCCAGGGAAGATCTGTCAAGCCAGAAGGAACAGGCAttagacacagagagaaatatcacagagacagcttgct
Encoded here:
- the Dipk2b gene encoding divergent protein kinase domain 2B isoform X1; protein product: MDHFTAGDKLRLLYTLAVNAHPIILQIFPGAEGWPMPRYLGSCGRFLVSTSTRPLQEFYDASPEQAADLAYQLLRVLESLRSNDLNYFFYFTHVDAGMFGIFDNGHLFIRDASALGIIDKQEGSQAAARTGENEDIFSCLVSDCQIQLSSCDTVPEKQSLVLVCQQLLPQLLQGKFPSPVQKEIDSALSLCSKDNSTDLEVLGATSWLKDILRSLRTCDPRFAYRYPDCKYNDRF